Proteins encoded by one window of Ignavibacteriales bacterium:
- a CDS encoding PfkB family carbohydrate kinase: MSLLVVGSIALDSVITPFAKIDNALGGSTVYVSLAASYFSTPIYIVGVVGEDFGKEHIKLLEDHHIDLEGLQIVKGEKTFRWGGKYHYDLNVRDTLYTDLNVFEKFNPIIPVNYRKAQYVLLGNIDPVLQLRVLDQMDKPKLVVCDTMNFWIEGKNAELLEVLKRVDVLIINDSEARLLTHEPNIIKAARLIKELGPKYLIIKKGEHGALIFGEEGIFSAPAYPLENIFDPTGAGDVFAGGFIGYLHKKDDLNFEIMKRAVIYGSTMASFCVEQFSTKGLENLDYKLIQNRFREFLKLSKFEDDQE; this comes from the coding sequence ATGAGTTTATTGGTTGTTGGTTCAATCGCTTTGGATTCGGTAATCACTCCGTTTGCAAAAATCGATAATGCACTTGGTGGTTCTACAGTTTATGTTTCACTTGCTGCAAGTTATTTCTCCACTCCAATTTATATTGTTGGTGTTGTTGGAGAAGATTTTGGAAAAGAGCACATAAAATTATTAGAGGATCACCATATTGATCTTGAAGGATTGCAGATAGTTAAAGGAGAAAAGACATTCAGGTGGGGCGGCAAATATCATTACGATTTAAATGTACGCGATACATTGTACACAGATTTAAACGTATTTGAAAAATTTAATCCCATTATTCCAGTTAACTATAGGAAGGCTCAATATGTTCTACTCGGAAATATCGACCCTGTTCTTCAGTTAAGAGTATTAGATCAAATGGACAAGCCAAAATTAGTTGTTTGTGATACTATGAATTTTTGGATTGAAGGAAAAAATGCTGAACTGCTTGAAGTTCTGAAACGTGTTGATGTTTTAATTATTAATGATTCAGAAGCCCGGCTTCTTACCCATGAACCGAATATAATTAAAGCCGCCAGATTGATTAAAGAACTTGGTCCAAAATATTTAATAATTAAAAAAGGTGAACATGGTGCGTTGATCTTTGGAGAGGAAGGAATATTTTCTGCTCCAGCTTATCCATTGGAAAATATTTTCGATCCAACTGGTGCTGGTGATGTTTTTGCTGGTGGATTTATTGGTTACTTACATAAAAAAGACGATCTGAACTTTGAAATTATGAAGCGCGCTGTTATTTATGGTAGCACAATGGCATCATTTTGCGTTGAACAATTTAGTACAAAGGGATTGGAAAACTTAGATTACAAGCTCATCCAAAATAGATTCAGGGAATTTCTTAAACTATCCAAATTTGAAGATGACCAGGAATAG
- a CDS encoding NUDIX pyrophosphatase: MKIFSYMIEAHIVKRKGNGIEFLLLKRSKEDIYPGVWQMVTGSILSGEKAYEAAIREISEETGLIPKKMWVVPNVNSFYSRRRDHICMVPVFAALVDDDAEVKISTEHTEYQWVDKSAAVKLLAWIGQRNSVEIILEYFMNEINFLNFEEINLNNVNRIN, encoded by the coding sequence TTGAAAATTTTTTCATATATGATAGAGGCACATATAGTTAAAAGAAAAGGAAATGGAATTGAATTTCTGTTACTCAAAAGATCAAAAGAAGACATTTATCCTGGTGTATGGCAAATGGTAACCGGCTCAATTCTAAGTGGAGAAAAAGCCTACGAAGCAGCAATTAGAGAAATAAGTGAGGAAACCGGATTAATACCAAAAAAAATGTGGGTTGTTCCAAATGTAAATTCATTTTACTCACGCAGAAGAGATCATATTTGCATGGTCCCGGTTTTTGCTGCTTTAGTTGATGATGATGCAGAAGTAAAAATATCAACTGAGCATACTGAATATCAATGGGTGGATAAATCTGCCGCAGTTAAATTATTAGCATGGATCGGTCAGCGGAATTCGGTTGAAATTATTCTTGAATATTTTATGAATGAAATTAATTTCCTAAATTTTGAAGAAATAAATCTTAACAATGTAAATCGCATTAACTAA
- a CDS encoding 4a-hydroxytetrahydrobiopterin dehydratase, which yields MDLLTKDEIQHRINLLNGWVYKNNSITKEFKTKNFVDAVSFLLKITVQAEKMDHHPDVLIHSYNKIKITLSTHSDGGVTENDIKLAKIINEL from the coding sequence ATGGATTTACTTACCAAAGATGAAATCCAGCACCGAATTAATTTATTAAATGGCTGGGTTTACAAAAACAATTCCATTACCAAGGAATTTAAAACAAAAAACTTTGTAGATGCTGTTTCCTTTTTGTTAAAGATAACTGTCCAAGCCGAAAAAATGGACCATCACCCGGATGTACTTATCCATTCCTACAATAAAATTAAAATTACATTATCCACACATAGCGATGGTGGTGTAACAGAAAATGATATAAAACTTGCAAAAATTATAAACGAATTATAG